AGGAGAAGAGCTTATCACCCAAAGCATACGTAGTAGACCCAGGCATGAAGATAAGGTATgattctgtataatttatatatctttccaatatatttaataatttaattataacaggtTATATTAGTTGTTGGTGGAATTCAGACTGGATTAAGTAAAACTTTAGAATATTTCGATCCAATGACAGAAAAATGGCATTTTGGCCCGGAATTAATTACCAATCATAGACGACATAGTCTAGTCGTAATTAAAGACAATTTGGTATTTGATGTGGGTGGTTATGAAATTGGTTTATCACCTTTTCGGTGTGTTCACATGCTAGATATAACTGAAAATCCACCACATTGGCAACTAACTAACGACCTGTTAGTTGAACGACAATTTTTAGGTGTTGgtgtaataaatgataatatctaTGCTGTaagtaatgttaaattataatttattagtttaattgttatttctGTTAATTAGCGCGaatcaataaattatgcatttaatttaagGTAGGCGGATCAAATGATAGATATGAAGATTTAAAAAGTGCCGAAGTTTTTGACTTCAATACTAAAAAATGGCGAATGATATCCAGTATGAATACTTTGAGATCTCTATTTACGGTTGGAGTCCTGAATGATCTTTTATATgtggtaaactttttttatgattttaattttgtattatatt
This window of the Acyrthosiphon pisum isolate AL4f unplaced genomic scaffold, pea_aphid_22Mar2018_4r6ur Scaffold_5914;HRSCAF=6475, whole genome shotgun sequence genome carries:
- the LOC100573086 gene encoding ring canal kelch homolog gives rise to the protein MTEKWHFGPELITNHRRHSLVVIKDNLVFDVGGYEIGLSPFRCVHMLDITENPPHWQLTNDLLVERQFLGVGVINDNIYAVGGSNDRYEDLKSAEVFDFNTKKWRMISSMNTLRSLFTVGVLNDLLYVVNFFYDFNFVLYLL